The following proteins are co-located in the Solanum pennellii chromosome 1, SPENNV200 genome:
- the LOC107013371 gene encoding uncharacterized protein LOC107013371, protein MESLNFHKIKLEKANAMFRYKKRQNVTILFRLIEFCIFFAIISRISTRFPLNFKLSIECFKGLGVTLISPRFVFVLGNTIIIILFLKSGHSSGKDGSTNNVKMDLYDEYKQKCSMNYEQSKKQSILAANTYCEQSKKQGKQSILVENVYCEQSKKQGKQSILVENAYCEQSKKQRKQVQRQLVEKRLNRSHSESFTSISHDEEPRKELIWSATVGCLKVIRTDNVKWVEDEMSNEEFRNTVEAFIARQQRFLREEELFSSVVLT, encoded by the coding sequence atggaatcgttaaattttcacaaaatcaaaTTAGAGAAAGCAAACGCTATGTTCAGGTACAAAAAGCGTCAAAACGTGACAATATTGTTCCGTTTGATAGAATTCTGCATATTTTTCGCCATAATCTCAAGAATTTCTACTCGATTTCCACTCAATTTCAAGCTCTCGATCGAGTGTTTCAAGGGACTTGGTGTTACCCTCATTAGTCCTCGATTCGTCTTTGTTCTTGGAAACACCATTATCATCATCCTCTTCTTGAAATCAGGACATTCATCTGGTAAAGATGGATCCACAAACAACGTTAAAATGGATTTGTACGATGAGTACAAGCAAAAATGTTCCATGAATTATGAACAGAGCAAGAAACAGAGCATTCTAGCAGCAAATACCTATTGTGAACAGAGTAAAAAACAGGGGAAACAGAGTATTCTAGTAGAAAACGTTTACTGTGAGCAGAGCAAGAAACAGGGGAAACAGAGCATTCTAGTAGAAAATGCTTACTGTGAACAGAGCAAGAAACAGAGGAAACAAGTGCAGAGACAATTAGTAGAAAAAAGACTTAATCGTAGCCATTCAGAGAGCTTTACCAGTATATCTCATGATGAGGAGCCTAGAAAAGAATTGATCTGGTCCGCTACAGTAGGATGTTTGAAAGTTATACGCACTGACAATGTAAAATGGGTGGAGGATGAAATGAGTAACGAAGAATTCAGGAACACTGTTGAAGCATTCATTGCAAGACAACAGAGGTTTTTAAGGGAAGAAGAGTTATTTTCATCTGTTGTATTAACATAA